CAGATGAAGATGGTCCAGATGGCGGCTGGATTCGCCCCCTTGAACACCAGCAGACCAATTGGCAACCAGGCCAGCGGCGACACGGGACGCAGCAGGCTGATCAGCGGGTTGAACATGCGCGAGAGAAAATTGAAGCGCCCGATCAAAAAGCCTGCCGGAATGCCTACCAGCGCCGCCAACCCAAAGCCCAGCGCCACGCGCTGCAGCGACGACAGCACGTTCCAGCCCACACCCTGATCGTTGGGACCGTTGCGATAGAACGGATCGCGAAAGACCTCGACCGCCTGCGTCCAGGTCTCTGCCGGATTGGGAATACTGTGGCCCGTGGTGCTGGAGACAATGGACCACAAGCCCACCAGCAGCGCCAGCCCCAGCAGCGGCGGCAGCACCGTGCCGATCAGACCTTCAGCCCGCTGGCGCCAGCGGCTGGGCGGTGTCGCAACGGCTGCAGCAGGTGCGGCTTTGATTTTTGAGTCTTTTTTCACTGTAGCCCTTGCAGGTTCTGCGCTATCAGCTATCTCTTTGGAAGCGTTCAAGCGTTCATCGTTGGCCGCCTGTATGGCCAGTTGCGGATCGTGGGGCGGGTCCAGTTCAAGACGGGATGGAAGTGCGGCACTGACCATGGTGAATCTCCTTGGGGGTGTCGGCCTCAGGCCTTGATCTTGAAACTGTCGGCGTACTGGGCGGGGTTCTTGCCATCCCAGACCACGCCATCCATCAGCTTGCTGCTGCGCAAAGCATCCTTGGGCACGTTCACCTTCAGCTGGCTCGCGGCCTGCTGGTACAGGTCAATGCGGTTGATCTGCTTGGCCACGGCCAGATAGTCGGGGTGGCTCTTGAGCAGGCCCCAGCGCTTGTGCTGAGTCAGGAACCACATGCCATCAGACAGATAGGGAAAGTTCACCGCACCGTCGTTGAAGAACTTCATGTGGTTGGGGTCGTCCCAGGTCTTGCCCAGACCGTTCTGGTAGCGGCCCAGAATGCGCTGGTTGATGGCGTCCACGCTGGTGTTGATGTACGACTTCTGGGCCACGGTCTCGGCCATCTTCATCTTGTTTTGCATGCTGGCGTCAATCCAGCGGCTGGCCTCCAGAATCGCCATCATCACGGCGCGGCAGGTGTTGGGATTCTTGCTGGCGAAGTCGCCCGTGGTGCCCAGCACTTTTTCGGGGTGATCCTTCCAGATGTCCTGCGAGGTGTTGGCCGTGATACCAATGCCGTCCATGATGGCGCGGTGGTTCCAGGGTTCGCCCACGCAAAAGCCGTCCATATTGCCCACGCGCATATTGGCCACCATCTGGGGCGGGGGCACGGTGATCAGCTTGGCATCCGTCACCGGATTAATGCCCGCCGCCGCCAGCCAGTAATGCATCCACATGGCATGGGTGCCGGTGGGGAAGGTGCCCGCAAACGTGTATTCACGCTTTTCCTTGGCCATCACTTTGGCGAGGCTTTGGCCATCCACAGCGCCCTTATCGGCCAGCGCTTTGGACAAGGTGATGGCCTGACCGTTGTTGTTCAGGTTCATCAGCACAGCCATGTCTTTTTTAGGCCCGCCAATACCCAGATGCAAGCCGTAGACCAGGCCGTACAGCACATGGGCAAAGTCCAGCTCGCCATTCACCATTTTGTCGCGCACGCTGGCCCAGCTCGCTTCCTTGCTGGGGACGATCTTCACGCCGTATTTCTGATCGA
The sequence above is drawn from the Comamonas sp. 26 genome and encodes:
- the ntrB gene encoding nitrate ABC transporter permease; its protein translation is MVSAALPSRLELDPPHDPQLAIQAANDERLNASKEIADSAEPARATVKKDSKIKAAPAAAVATPPSRWRQRAEGLIGTVLPPLLGLALLVGLWSIVSSTTGHSIPNPAETWTQAVEVFRDPFYRNGPNDQGVGWNVLSSLQRVALGFGLAALVGIPAGFLIGRFNFLSRMFNPLISLLRPVSPLAWLPIGLLVFKGANPAAIWTIFICSIWPMVINTAVGVQRVPQDYMNVARVLNLSEWKIATTILFPAVLPYMLTGVRLAVGTAWLVIVAAEMLTGGVGIGFWVWDEWNNLNVKNIIIAIFVIGIVGLLLEWALVKLASAFTFEEVKS
- a CDS encoding CmpA/NrtA family ABC transporter substrate-binding protein, which gives rise to MESGRRDFLRVAGGAALYGALGHHGVWAAGSDAPEKKEVKIGFIPLTDCASVVMASVLGFDQKYGVKIVPSKEASWASVRDKMVNGELDFAHVLYGLVYGLHLGIGGPKKDMAVLMNLNNNGQAITLSKALADKGAVDGQSLAKVMAKEKREYTFAGTFPTGTHAMWMHYWLAAAGINPVTDAKLITVPPPQMVANMRVGNMDGFCVGEPWNHRAIMDGIGITANTSQDIWKDHPEKVLGTTGDFASKNPNTCRAVMMAILEASRWIDASMQNKMKMAETVAQKSYINTSVDAINQRILGRYQNGLGKTWDDPNHMKFFNDGAVNFPYLSDGMWFLTQHKRWGLLKSHPDYLAVAKQINRIDLYQQAASQLKVNVPKDALRSSKLMDGVVWDGKNPAQYADSFKIKA